Proteins encoded in a region of the Elizabethkingia bruuniana genome:
- a CDS encoding ABC transporter permease translates to MRKNIIRLISGQVWKQSLQNKGILFLLVLFSCLFLFAAYTGWKNYSVQEEIRTEHQQEVRQQWESKPDKHPHRMAHYGYLIFRPRYPLSFFDSGLERYTGNSVFLEAHKQNTANFSEAGFSSGMLRFGEISIAMILQILVPLFIFFLGFSCISAERENNTLKVLLSQGVKWKELLTGKMLGLLSVASLLYFPVIIVSVILWLSLAGFKVSIDEVTRLLWIILSYFGYFFIICLVCVLVSATSKTSKSSLIKLISIWLLFIVIMPRAAQVFGSYTHPAPSKIDFDTRVESELIKAGDSHNPDDIHYKGIKDSLLKTYKVATVEELPFNYSGYIMAEGEKISAGIYNKYWNEQLRIYEKQNNVSTYLSFVNPFLAIRNLSMALTGSDFNSYVSYQEQVEAYRYKLAQLMNKLQMENISNKKQGATDKPYTISKDHWKEMPDFRYRFIGQKDLFKNEISAILSLIIWGAGLLFLIHFISKKIKIY, encoded by the coding sequence ATGAGAAAAAATATCATTCGGCTGATTTCCGGACAAGTATGGAAACAGTCATTACAAAATAAAGGGATCCTCTTTCTGCTCGTTTTGTTTAGTTGTTTATTTTTATTTGCAGCTTATACGGGCTGGAAAAACTATTCGGTACAGGAAGAAATAAGAACAGAACACCAGCAGGAAGTACGGCAGCAATGGGAAAGCAAACCGGATAAGCATCCTCATAGAATGGCTCATTATGGTTATCTGATCTTTCGTCCAAGATATCCGTTAAGTTTTTTTGATTCAGGCCTAGAACGTTATACCGGAAATTCTGTATTTCTGGAAGCACATAAACAAAATACAGCAAACTTTTCGGAAGCCGGTTTTTCATCAGGAATGCTAAGATTTGGAGAAATTAGTATTGCAATGATCCTTCAGATCCTGGTTCCTTTATTTATCTTTTTCCTTGGTTTCAGCTGTATATCTGCGGAAAGGGAAAACAACACCCTGAAGGTACTTCTCAGTCAGGGGGTAAAATGGAAAGAACTTTTGACTGGCAAAATGCTGGGTTTATTATCTGTAGCCAGTCTGTTGTACTTTCCTGTAATTATAGTTTCAGTAATTCTCTGGTTATCTCTTGCTGGTTTCAAAGTTAGTATAGATGAGGTAACACGCTTATTATGGATTATCCTTAGTTATTTTGGTTATTTCTTTATTATATGTCTGGTTTGTGTACTGGTTTCGGCTACAAGTAAAACATCAAAATCATCTTTAATAAAATTAATAAGTATCTGGCTATTATTTATTGTGATTATGCCAAGAGCAGCACAGGTATTTGGAAGCTATACACATCCGGCTCCTTCCAAAATAGATTTTGATACACGGGTAGAAAGTGAGCTGATAAAAGCCGGGGACAGCCATAATCCCGATGATATACACTATAAAGGAATAAAAGACTCTTTGCTAAAAACTTATAAAGTAGCAACAGTAGAGGAATTACCCTTTAATTACAGTGGTTATATTATGGCAGAGGGCGAAAAAATAAGTGCCGGGATCTATAATAAATACTGGAACGAGCAGCTACGTATCTACGAAAAGCAAAATAATGTTAGCACTTATCTCTCATTTGTCAACCCGTTTCTGGCTATTCGAAACCTCTCGATGGCACTTACCGGTTCAGACTTCAATTCCTACGTCAGCTATCAGGAACAGGTAGAAGCATATCGCTATAAGCTAGCCCAACTGATGAATAAACTGCAAATGGAAAACATCAGTAACAAAAAGCAGGGAGCAACAGATAAACCTTACACTATAAGTAAGGATCATTGGAAAGAAATGCCTGATTTCAGGTATCGGTTTATCGGACAAAAAGATCTGTTCAAAAATGAAATAAGTGCTATACTATCTCTTATTATCTGGGGAGCAGGTCTCTTATTTCTGATTCATTTTATATCTAAAAAAATAAAAATATACTAA
- a CDS encoding TonB-dependent receptor, which produces MKYLYIAATLVISSVKICAQENLSGEVTGQDGKKIGNVNIIIKNKEGEYKTTTNQEGNFIVTGILPGLYHIEANAKAYDSYNHQIKIDSTTPKIFIQLFRQANEIQNVEILGRSSKKYYSDYSFTATKIAADNKDIPLSISTVSKELIADKQAYQLGDAVKMASSVTPLSYYNQFSIRGIAQNEEGTIINGMRTRQYYFMQPITSNLEKIEVIKGPASATMGSVDPGGSIVLITKKPLKTTRREVSISAGSFSTIRGTMDFTGPLDQDKTLLYRFNAAYTEAKSFRDLQSQKAILISPSFSYIPNDKTAINVEMIYNDSNGRIDRGQPIFGAKDGATDLRSTPISFNLGAVNDYFKSKELIIMSNFTHKFTDKISINASYMKQTWKEDLQEHRTTNAFAVDKDNKPIPTLAAMQMVQRDQFWNTDNLNTYLTFDVKTGPLQHKILAGYDYLSTHKHKGGAQNTARGYLLVNGKTASSYDPKNADSYQMITVDGITMPKPNVEHFNLANPVYNIKNTSEYIFTKAALPPALITSGGLYLQDQIKWNRFNLFLSLRQEWFQDVTNYKENNEIVVKDSKLIPRIGLTYTVNDKINVYASYIEGFQPQSNTASLAPITIPSGRAFQPLISNSKEVGMKADFFNKKIHVNLAIYEIIQKNILLNANDPSNPDLLVTRGKERSRGLEMDIIGYILPNWQVYATYGYNDAKIVEDTNPALVGARKQNTPFHSANIWQKYSFDQNSIMKDFAIGFGIQYSGNKVPMYNRSFVVPDYTLFDAAIYYTPKQGHLEMTLNVNNLFNKTYWLGAQNYLRLFPGAPRNAMLTATYKF; this is translated from the coding sequence ATGAAGTATTTATATATAGCAGCCACACTGGTAATATCCAGTGTGAAGATCTGTGCACAGGAAAATCTTTCAGGTGAAGTCACGGGTCAGGATGGAAAAAAAATTGGTAATGTAAACATCATCATCAAAAATAAAGAAGGAGAATATAAAACAACTACCAATCAGGAGGGGAACTTTATTGTCACCGGAATCCTGCCGGGGTTATATCATATTGAAGCCAATGCAAAGGCTTATGATAGCTATAACCATCAAATAAAAATAGACAGTACAACCCCTAAAATATTTATACAGCTTTTCAGACAGGCAAACGAAATACAAAATGTTGAAATCTTGGGACGTTCTTCCAAAAAGTATTACAGTGATTACTCTTTCACCGCTACCAAGATCGCTGCAGATAATAAGGATATTCCGCTTTCAATCTCAACTGTAAGTAAAGAACTAATAGCGGATAAACAAGCTTATCAGTTGGGTGATGCAGTGAAGATGGCAAGCAGCGTAACGCCTCTAAGTTACTATAACCAGTTTAGTATCCGTGGTATTGCACAGAATGAAGAAGGGACCATTATCAACGGTATGCGCACCCGGCAGTATTATTTTATGCAGCCTATTACCAGCAATCTGGAGAAGATAGAAGTAATAAAAGGGCCGGCAAGTGCTACTATGGGAAGTGTAGATCCTGGAGGAAGCATTGTACTGATTACAAAGAAACCATTAAAAACAACAAGGAGAGAGGTAAGTATAAGCGCAGGCAGCTTTAGTACAATAAGAGGAACAATGGATTTTACCGGGCCTTTGGATCAGGATAAAACATTATTGTATCGTTTTAATGCTGCCTATACGGAAGCAAAAAGCTTCAGAGATCTGCAGTCTCAAAAAGCAATATTAATATCTCCATCCTTTTCTTATATCCCAAATGATAAAACTGCCATTAATGTAGAAATGATCTACAATGATTCTAATGGCAGAATAGACAGGGGACAGCCTATTTTCGGGGCAAAAGATGGGGCTACAGATCTCCGCAGTACACCTATAAGTTTTAATCTGGGTGCAGTAAACGATTATTTCAAATCGAAGGAATTAATCATTATGTCCAATTTCACTCATAAGTTTACCGATAAGATTAGTATCAATGCTTCTTATATGAAGCAAACCTGGAAAGAAGATTTACAGGAACACAGAACAACCAATGCTTTTGCAGTAGACAAGGATAATAAACCTATTCCTACACTTGCTGCAATGCAGATGGTACAGCGCGATCAATTCTGGAATACCGATAATCTAAATACCTATCTGACATTTGATGTAAAAACAGGCCCTCTGCAACATAAGATTCTGGCAGGTTATGATTACCTAAGTACTCATAAGCACAAAGGCGGAGCACAAAATACAGCAAGAGGATATCTACTGGTCAATGGAAAAACAGCATCGTCTTACGATCCAAAGAATGCTGATTCCTATCAAATGATTACAGTAGATGGTATTACAATGCCAAAGCCAAATGTAGAACACTTTAATTTGGCGAATCCTGTATATAATATAAAAAATACAAGTGAGTATATATTTACTAAGGCAGCTTTACCTCCTGCATTAATTACTTCCGGGGGGCTTTATCTGCAGGATCAGATCAAATGGAACAGGTTCAATTTATTTCTAAGCCTTCGACAGGAATGGTTTCAGGATGTAACAAATTACAAAGAGAACAATGAAATTGTTGTAAAAGATTCGAAACTGATCCCGAGAATAGGACTAACCTATACCGTGAATGATAAAATAAACGTATATGCTTCCTATATCGAAGGCTTTCAGCCGCAATCCAATACAGCTTCTTTAGCTCCGATAACAATTCCATCCGGACGTGCTTTCCAGCCATTGATAAGTAATTCTAAGGAGGTCGGGATGAAAGCAGATTTTTTCAACAAGAAAATTCATGTTAATCTGGCAATATATGAGATTATCCAGAAAAACATTCTGCTAAATGCCAATGATCCTTCAAATCCTGATTTATTAGTCACAAGAGGAAAGGAGAGGAGCAGAGGACTCGAGATGGATATTATCGGTTATATTCTACCAAACTGGCAAGTTTATGCTACTTATGGTTATAACGATGCCAAAATTGTGGAAGATACCAATCCTGCATTAGTAGGTGCCAGAAAACAAAACACACCATTTCATAGTGCCAATATATGGCAGAAATACAGCTTTGATCAAAATAGTATTATGAAGGATTTTGCTATTGGATTTGGTATTCAGTATAGCGGAAATAAAGTCCCGATGTATAACCGCTCGTTTGTAGTTCCGGATTATACGCTTTTTGATGCTGCAATCTATTACACTCCTAAACAGGGACATTTGGAGATGACTCTTAATGTCAATAATCTATTTAACAAAACCTATTGGTTGGGAGCACAGAATTATCTGAGACTCTTCCCCGGAGCGCCCAGAAATGCAATGCTTACTGCAACCTATAAATTCTAA
- a CDS encoding ABC transporter ATP-binding protein, with product MSVLQAIALSKQYNNVTALSNLNISVEKGEVFCLLGQNGAGKTTTINIFLGFLEATSGKALINGAEVHLNDEWTKKYIAYIPEVVQLYPNLTGIENLDFFSKMAGFSYSKEQLTEFLKRTSLQESAHHKRLSAYSKGMRQKVAIAIAIAKDADVILMDEPTSGLDPKATAEFTRICKEFVAQGKTIVMATHDIFNAVNVGTRIGIMKQGSLVHTIDAKSVTASELQKIYLETI from the coding sequence ATGTCAGTATTACAAGCAATAGCGCTTAGTAAGCAGTATAATAATGTAACTGCACTAAGCAATCTTAATATATCCGTAGAAAAAGGAGAAGTTTTCTGCCTGCTGGGACAAAATGGTGCCGGCAAAACAACAACAATTAATATTTTCTTAGGCTTTCTGGAAGCAACTTCCGGAAAAGCTTTGATCAATGGAGCAGAGGTACACCTCAACGATGAATGGACTAAAAAATACATTGCCTATATCCCTGAAGTAGTTCAGTTATATCCTAATCTTACAGGAATAGAAAATCTGGATTTCTTTAGCAAAATGGCTGGTTTTAGTTATTCGAAAGAACAACTTACAGAATTTCTGAAAAGAACCAGCTTGCAGGAATCTGCACACCATAAAAGACTTTCTGCCTATTCTAAAGGAATGCGCCAGAAAGTAGCGATTGCCATTGCAATAGCTAAAGATGCCGATGTTATCCTGATGGACGAGCCAACTTCCGGACTGGATCCAAAAGCAACCGCAGAGTTTACCAGGATTTGTAAAGAATTTGTTGCCCAGGGCAAAACCATTGTGATGGCAACCCACGATATCTTCAATGCAGTAAACGTAGGCACAAGAATAGGAATAATGAAGCAGGGATCATTAGTTCATACAATAGATGCTAAATCTGTTACGGCAAGTGAATTACAGAAAATCTATCTGGAAACGATCTAA
- a CDS encoding IucA/IucC family protein: MNQIISPEKTIEHLTPESWAKANLYLIQKALAEFAHEMIINPQLIYEKDGWGYYQLPAQHAEGEIIYTFKAQKRVLDHWSIDVHSIKKTHNGKEVPLDLIHLIVDFKEELEFSKEILPVYIEELISTLYARAQVMNRENNSCILADADYQTIEGSTTGHPTFIANNGRIGFDADDYYKYAPESQNELRLLWIAVKKDRCNFSTVESLSYDELMNQELSPETLIKFRQKLKDLDLNAEEFYYMPIHPWQWYNKMNPTFSSEIALQNIVLLGEAEDLYRAQQSIRTFFNTSNPDKFYVKTAMSVLNMGFMRGLSPYYMKATPAINQWVDDLVKSDAYLQEKGFIILKEIAAIGYRSEYYEKALQNNNTPYTKMLAALWRESPMPFVNENQRLMTMAALLHLDNNGYSLAAELIEKSGLTAEEWVSKYLDLYLMPLIHSFYEYDLVYMPHGENLILIMENYTPVKIIMKDIAEEIAVLNGDIKLPGETSRIGIKVPDDFKLTYIFTDVFDCFLRYLSAHLHDQADFKDENFWRLVADKIIAYQEERPHLREKFEKYDIFEPQFKRCCLNRLQIKNNKQMVNLEDPINSLQFVGMLDNPIHIYKRELV, translated from the coding sequence ATGAACCAAATAATAAGTCCCGAAAAAACAATAGAACACCTTACCCCGGAAAGCTGGGCAAAGGCAAATCTATATCTTATTCAGAAAGCTTTGGCTGAATTTGCTCATGAAATGATTATTAACCCGCAATTAATATATGAAAAGGATGGATGGGGTTACTATCAGCTTCCTGCTCAACACGCAGAAGGAGAAATAATTTATACCTTCAAAGCACAGAAGCGGGTTTTAGATCATTGGTCTATAGATGTACATTCAATAAAAAAGACACATAACGGAAAAGAAGTTCCATTAGATCTTATACACCTCATCGTAGATTTCAAAGAGGAGTTGGAATTTTCTAAAGAGATACTTCCGGTTTACATAGAGGAACTGATTAGTACATTATATGCCAGAGCACAGGTAATGAATCGTGAGAACAATTCTTGTATCCTGGCAGATGCAGACTATCAGACCATAGAAGGTTCTACAACCGGACACCCTACTTTTATTGCAAACAACGGAAGAATAGGCTTCGATGCGGATGATTATTACAAATATGCGCCGGAATCACAAAATGAACTTCGCCTGCTTTGGATTGCTGTAAAAAAGGATCGCTGCAATTTTTCAACTGTTGAAAGCCTTAGCTATGATGAGCTGATGAATCAGGAGCTTTCACCCGAAACATTAATAAAATTCCGCCAAAAACTAAAAGATCTGGATCTTAATGCCGAAGAATTCTATTATATGCCTATCCATCCGTGGCAATGGTATAATAAAATGAATCCGACTTTCTCTTCAGAAATAGCCTTGCAAAATATTGTATTACTAGGTGAAGCAGAAGACTTATACCGCGCACAACAGTCTATCCGTACTTTTTTCAATACAAGCAACCCGGATAAATTTTATGTGAAAACAGCTATGTCTGTGCTGAACATGGGCTTTATGAGAGGACTTTCACCTTATTACATGAAAGCTACTCCGGCTATTAATCAGTGGGTAGACGATTTGGTAAAAAGCGATGCATACCTTCAGGAAAAAGGCTTTATTATTCTGAAAGAAATAGCTGCAATAGGCTACCGAAGTGAATATTATGAAAAAGCACTTCAGAATAATAATACACCTTATACCAAAATGCTGGCAGCATTATGGCGGGAAAGCCCAATGCCTTTCGTCAACGAAAACCAACGTCTTATGACAATGGCAGCTCTGCTTCATCTCGATAATAATGGCTATTCTCTGGCCGCTGAGTTAATCGAAAAATCAGGTCTTACAGCAGAAGAATGGGTAAGCAAATACCTCGATCTTTATCTGATGCCATTGATACATAGCTTCTATGAATATGATCTTGTATACATGCCGCACGGAGAGAATCTCATCCTGATTATGGAAAATTACACTCCGGTGAAAATTATTATGAAAGATATAGCAGAAGAGATTGCAGTATTAAACGGAGATATCAAACTCCCGGGTGAAACCAGCCGTATTGGTATAAAAGTTCCGGACGATTTTAAACTAACTTATATTTTCACTGATGTATTCGACTGCTTCCTGAGGTATTTATCTGCTCATCTTCATGATCAGGCAGACTTCAAAGATGAAAATTTCTGGAGACTAGTTGCTGATAAGATTATAGCATATCAGGAAGAGAGGCCTCATCTGAGAGAGAAATTTGAAAAATACGATATATTCGAACCACAATTTAAAAGATGCTGTTTGAACCGTTTACAAATAAAAAACAATAAACAAATGGTAAACCTTGAAGACCCAATTAATAGTTTACAGTTTGTAGGGATGCTGGATAATCCGATTCATATTTATAAAAGAGAATTGGTGTAA
- a CDS encoding GNAT family N-acetyltransferase, with protein MRPVFQSKTCFSKNIEGLGNFELFPLDLDEHVPVIHNWVNQEYAEYWQMLDTTTEQVYEAYEYLLAQKDYYICMGYFEGEPCFLLECYHPKHVLSKFYNVEDSDCGMHILVAPPDKKIKSFTWSVFQTIMEFLFSDHRIQRIVVEPDVRNEKVHKLNRKAGFTRYKKIQLLEKEAYLEFCTREQFKNALQNQII; from the coding sequence ATGAGACCAGTATTTCAAAGTAAAACCTGTTTTTCAAAAAATATAGAAGGATTGGGCAACTTTGAACTTTTTCCTCTGGATCTGGATGAGCATGTTCCTGTTATTCATAACTGGGTAAATCAGGAATATGCCGAATACTGGCAAATGCTTGATACAACTACAGAGCAAGTCTATGAAGCCTATGAATATCTTTTGGCACAAAAGGATTATTATATCTGTATGGGATATTTTGAAGGTGAGCCATGTTTTTTACTGGAATGCTATCATCCAAAACATGTCCTGAGCAAATTTTACAACGTTGAAGACTCAGATTGTGGTATGCATATATTGGTGGCACCACCAGACAAAAAAATAAAATCTTTCACATGGAGTGTATTTCAGACTATCATGGAGTTTTTATTCTCTGATCATAGAATTCAACGTATTGTAGTGGAACCGGATGTTAGAAATGAGAAAGTTCACAAACTTAACCGAAAGGCCGGATTTACACGCTACAAAAAAATACAACTACTGGAAAAAGAAGCATATCTGGAGTTTTGCACCAGAGAACAATTTAAAAACGCCCTACAAAATCAAATAATATGA
- a CDS encoding lysine N(6)-hydroxylase/L-ornithine N(5)-oxygenase family protein, translated as MTQEKIYDIIGIGIGPFNLSMACLANPVKDLNTLFFDRSDRFNWHPGMMMQDTTLQIPFMADLVTMADPTSEFTFLNYIKEKGRIYSFYIRENFYLLRNEYNQYCQWAIEKLDNLRFSHNVEDIMYDEEQGNYLVKVYNKTEDTVESYRTRKIVLGTGTTPYMPSFFHPIKDLAAHSSEYLYKKKELQSRKAITIIGSGQSAAEIYYDLLQEIDIYGYELNWITRSTHFFQMEYNKLTLELTSPEYVDYFYSLPAEKRRALLKNQNSLYKGINESLINDIFDLLYTKRLTADFKTNLLTNSECVGAKYTKQGIIDLEFYHSEQEESFHLETDGLVLCTGYKYRLPAFLDGINDRIDWKSSEKFNVQRNYSIDKNANEIFVQNAELETHGFVTPDLGMGCYRNSYILREITGRDIYHVEQQIAFQKFGVYENLTKAQQYETSISK; from the coding sequence ATGACCCAGGAAAAAATATATGACATAATAGGAATAGGAATAGGACCATTCAACCTTAGTATGGCTTGTCTTGCAAATCCTGTAAAAGATCTCAATACTTTATTTTTCGACCGCAGTGACCGTTTCAACTGGCATCCAGGTATGATGATGCAGGATACAACTCTGCAGATACCATTCATGGCCGACCTCGTAACAATGGCTGATCCTACGAGCGAATTTACCTTCCTCAATTATATAAAGGAAAAAGGAAGAATCTATTCTTTCTATATCCGTGAGAACTTCTACCTCCTAAGGAATGAATACAATCAGTATTGTCAGTGGGCAATAGAAAAATTGGATAACCTTCGATTCAGTCATAATGTAGAAGATATTATGTATGATGAGGAACAAGGAAATTATCTGGTAAAAGTATATAACAAAACAGAAGATACCGTAGAGAGTTACAGAACAAGAAAAATCGTTTTAGGCACCGGAACAACTCCGTATATGCCTTCATTTTTTCATCCGATAAAAGATCTCGCAGCACATTCATCTGAATATCTTTATAAAAAGAAAGAACTCCAGTCACGAAAAGCAATTACCATTATAGGAAGTGGTCAGAGTGCTGCCGAAATATATTATGATCTGTTACAGGAAATAGATATTTACGGATATGAACTCAACTGGATTACACGCTCTACTCATTTCTTCCAGATGGAATATAACAAACTTACTCTGGAGCTGACCTCTCCTGAATATGTTGATTATTTCTACAGTCTTCCTGCCGAAAAAAGAAGAGCTTTATTAAAAAATCAAAATTCCCTTTACAAAGGGATTAACGAAAGTCTGATCAATGATATTTTTGATCTGCTCTATACCAAAAGACTTACTGCTGATTTCAAAACCAATCTTTTAACCAATTCAGAATGTGTTGGTGCCAAATACACCAAGCAAGGGATTATTGATTTAGAATTCTATCATTCCGAGCAGGAGGAAAGCTTCCACCTTGAAACCGACGGACTGGTACTGTGCACAGGTTACAAATACCGACTGCCAGCTTTCTTAGACGGTATTAATGATCGAATAGACTGGAAATCCTCTGAAAAATTCAATGTACAGCGTAACTACAGCATTGACAAAAATGCCAATGAGATCTTTGTTCAGAATGCAGAGTTGGAAACTCATGGCTTTGTAACACCAGATTTAGGCATGGGATGCTACAGAAATTCCTACATCCTGAGAGAAATTACCGGCAGGGATATTTATCATGTGGAGCAGCAGATTGCGTTCCAAAAATTCGGAGTATATGAAAACCTAACCAAAGCACAACAATATGAGACCAGTATTTCAAAGTAA
- a CDS encoding pyridoxal phosphate-dependent decarboxylase family protein, with product METKIETIPYRKVLKGGSSEYMDIFHGTPENINYYQKTVQDTLEVITNFLQTRQTPLGDTSVQRNKSKMNLVDINSGETISVRECLSELCDIYINDATAFHHSSYVAHLNCPILIPTLAAEMIISSINSSMDTWDQSLGATTIELRLIEWMGKKMKYPEGFDGVFTSGGTQSNLMALLIARDAYIKKNYNIIPDQHGLPAEAKKFRIFCSEKSHFSLNKGASILGLGKDAIISVPVDQDYKMDIRKLEELLYEEREKGNLPIAIVGTAGTTDFGSIDPLPEISRIAQENGMWFHVDAAYGGGLLLSNQHRSKLAGLENADSCTIDLHKTFFQPISASMFLMRDHNNVSFIQYYADYLNPKDQETSGVPNLVKKSLQTTRRFDALKFWFTLRTVGEEKLGSYIDEIIDLTKEVYYLLNEYENFETLNSPEISALVFRYAPAGFPEDRLTELNQKIKQAVFDSGKAMVAGTKVNKQFYLKFTLLNPMTTIDEIQKIINLIQEIGEEQSKNPI from the coding sequence ATGGAAACAAAAATCGAAACAATACCTTATCGAAAGGTATTGAAAGGGGGCAGCTCCGAATACATGGATATCTTCCATGGGACACCCGAAAATATAAACTATTACCAGAAAACAGTACAAGACACACTGGAGGTAATCACCAATTTTTTGCAAACCCGACAAACACCATTAGGAGATACTTCTGTTCAGCGGAATAAAAGCAAAATGAATCTTGTAGATATTAACAGCGGTGAAACAATATCTGTAAGAGAATGTCTTTCCGAATTATGCGATATCTATATTAATGATGCAACAGCATTTCATCACAGTTCTTATGTTGCACATCTTAACTGTCCAATATTAATCCCGACGCTGGCAGCAGAAATGATTATCAGTTCCATCAACAGTTCCATGGATACCTGGGATCAGAGTCTTGGCGCTACGACAATAGAACTTCGCCTTATTGAATGGATGGGAAAAAAAATGAAGTATCCTGAGGGCTTCGACGGAGTCTTTACCAGCGGAGGAACACAGTCCAACTTAATGGCATTATTAATAGCAAGAGATGCCTATATCAAGAAAAATTATAATATCATACCTGATCAGCATGGTCTTCCTGCAGAAGCAAAAAAATTCAGAATATTCTGCTCAGAAAAAAGTCACTTTAGCTTAAACAAAGGAGCCAGCATACTGGGACTTGGTAAAGATGCGATTATCAGTGTCCCGGTAGATCAGGATTATAAAATGGATATCCGAAAACTAGAAGAACTCTTGTATGAAGAGCGAGAAAAAGGCAACTTACCTATTGCCATTGTAGGTACAGCCGGAACAACTGATTTTGGTTCTATTGATCCGCTTCCTGAAATCAGCAGAATTGCTCAGGAAAACGGAATGTGGTTCCATGTAGATGCAGCATATGGCGGAGGTTTGTTACTCAGCAATCAGCACCGCAGCAAACTAGCTGGTCTGGAAAATGCTGACTCTTGTACTATTGACCTGCACAAAACCTTCTTTCAGCCAATAAGTGCCAGCATGTTTTTAATGCGTGATCATAACAATGTTAGTTTCATTCAGTACTACGCAGACTACCTAAATCCAAAAGATCAGGAAACTTCCGGTGTTCCGAATCTGGTAAAAAAATCACTGCAGACTACAAGAAGATTCGATGCACTGAAATTCTGGTTTACCTTGAGAACCGTTGGAGAAGAAAAGCTAGGCAGTTATATAGACGAGATTATTGATCTGACAAAAGAAGTTTATTATCTGCTAAATGAATATGAAAATTTCGAAACTCTGAACAGCCCCGAAATCAGCGCTCTGGTTTTCCGATATGCTCCGGCGGGTTTTCCTGAAGACAGATTAACAGAACTAAATCAGAAAATAAAGCAGGCAGTCTTCGACAGTGGTAAAGCGATGGTAGCCGGAACTAAGGTCAACAAACAATTCTACCTGAAGTTTACACTTCTCAATCCCATGACCACAATTGATGAAATACAAAAAATAATAAATCTGATCCAGGAAATAGGAGAGGAACAATCTAAAAACCCTATATAA